AGTTGCGAAGAAGTAGTTAATGTTGATCTGGATACTGCACCTCCAAAACTAGTAATCGAAGCAGCAATAAACTGGCAAAAAGGAACAACAGGAAAAGAACAAACAATAAAGTTGACAACAACAACGGGGTATTTTGAAAATACAATTCCAGCTGTTTCCAGCGCAATTGTTTATATAGAAAATAGTCATAACGAAAAATTCAACTTTATAGAAGTTAAAAAAACCGGCCGATATGTATGTATTAATTTCAAGCCCGTAATTGATGAACAATATAGGTTGACCGTAATTAGTAGAGGAAATAGATACAACGCAACTGAAACTTTAAAATCGGTAGCACCTATTACTAGAATAGAGCAAAATAACGAAGGCGGAATTACAGGAACAGATATTGAACTTAGAGCTTTTTATAATGACCCAGGTGATGCTGACAATTATTATCTTTATAAATACTTATATTCTAACAAAGTAACCTCTACTTTTTATGTTGATGAGGATAAGTTTTTTCAGGGAAATGAATTTTTCAGCAAATCAGATGACCAAGATTTAAAAATTGGGAACACCATTGAAATAACCCATTTCGGAATTTCAAAACAATACTATAATTATATGACTATCTTGGTCAGTATTGCAGGAAGTAATGTTGGCGGACCATTTCAAACTCCGCCTGCAACAGTAAAAGGAAACATTATCAATGTAACTAATAAAGATAACTATCCATTAGGGTACTTTTCGCTTTGTGAAACCGATACAAAAAAATATAAAATCGAATAATTCAAGAAAAAAATGGAAGCTCAAATCAAGACTTTGACCGAAAAAAAACTTATTGGCAAGTACATCGATATGTCGTTTATTGAGAATAAAACTTTCCAATTATGGAATGGTTTTATGCCAAGAAGAAAAGAAATTAAAAATACTATCAATTCGAATTTATATTCTCTTGAAGTTTTTCCCGTTGGACATTTTGACAATTTTGAACCAGGTAATACTTTCGAAAAATGGGCAGCGGTAGAAGTTTCTAATTTTGATGAAATTCCATCAGAAATGGAAATATTAGTAATTCCCAATGGATTATATGCCACTTTTATTCATAAAGGTCCCGCAAGCGAAGGGCACAAAACCTATCATTCTATTTTTGTAGAATGGCTTCCAAACTCTGATTACACAATTGACGAAAGACCGCATTTTGCCGTAATGGATGAAAAATATAAAAAAGACGATCCCAATTCTGAAGAAGAAATCTGGATTCCGATAAAAAATAAAGCTTAGTATTTTATGCCACCGATTTAATAAATTAATTAACTCCGTTTTCATTTGAAACCATAAAAAATAAAAACATCATGCTAATCGAAACCTTAAAATCACTTTTTGATCGAGATCTTAACAAATTAAAACTCGAAATAGAATCATATCAAAATGAAAATCAAATTTGGGCAATTGACAAACAAATTTCCAATTCAGCCGGAAATCTTTGCTTACACCTCATTGGGAACATCAATCATTTTATTGGAAATCAACTTGGCAAAACAGACTATGTTCGAGATCGTCCCTCAGAGTTTTCCCTTAAAAATGTTCCACAATCTGAATTAATTACCAAAATAGAAGACACCATTTTGGTTGTGGATAAAACGCTTGACATGTTATCTGTTAAAGATTTAGAAGAAATTTATCCATTAATTGTTTTCGAAAAAGAAATGACAACAAGCTTTTTTCTAGTTCATCTTTCTACGCATTTAGCCTATCATTTAGGGCAAATCAATTACCATAGAAGATTGTTAGACTAAATACAGTTTTCAGTCTCGGTTTACAGTCTCAGTTCTCAATTACACTTTACTGTAAACTGAAAACCGAGACTGTAAACTTTAAAAAAAACTTCAACATATGTAAAGGTGTAAAAATTAGAATTAAGCAATCTTTGTCAATAAATAATTCAAAATTTAGAGACATGAAAAGCTTACTTCTTACCTTAATTTCCCTTTCTGCATTTGCAACAAAAGCGCAAACTTTCAAAAATCCTGCATCATTATTCGACCCAACTCCTTATGGTTTTAGCCATGCCTCATCTGTTTCTACACCCGGCGAACTCGTTTATATTTCCGGACAAAGCGGCGGATTAGGAAAAGATCACACATTAAGCAACGACTTTAGAAAACAAACACAAACTGCTTTGCAAAATATTGTAACAGTTCTGGATAGTTACAATCTAAAACCAGAAAATGTTATGAAAATAACGATTCTAGTTGTTGATCATTCCGCAGAAAAATTAAAAATATGGGAGGAAGAAATTAGTAAAGTATGGAAAAACAAACCATTTCCGGCAAGTACATTAATTCCCGTTTCAAAACTAGCCATCGACGGAATGTTAATCGAAGTCGACGCAACAGCTTTCAAAGCAACAAAATAGTTTTTTTTACCATTAAGAGATTAAGTTTTATTCTTTATTTTTTTGCCACAGATTATTAAGATTAAAAGGATTTTGTACTGTGCTTTTTTAACTCGTGCGTTAGTGAAATCTTAATGAATCTTAATCTCTTAATGGTAAAAAACAAAGACAACGTAAATAAATCTTAATAATCTGTGACAAAAAAATCTAAAATCTAAAATCTAACCTCTAAAATCTCAACCTTTCGTACATTTGCAACACATTTCAAATCAAGAATCAAAATGTCTTCACACCATATCGTACGCGACGACCAGGAACCAGCCTTAATTATAGCCAACGGAGCAGCATGTAATCCAGAATTATTAGGTCAATTATTAGAATGGTCGCCATTGGTAGTTGTACTCGATTCGGCCATTGAAAGAGTAATAGAATTAGACATAAAAGTCGATGTTCTTTTAGGAGATTTCGACCGTGGTTTTGATCCAGAAATTTACAAAACATCACAATATCCTATCGAAATTGTACATACACCGGATCAAAATAAAACCGATCTGGAAAAAGCCTTCGATTATTTAATAGAACGAAAAATTCCTGCTGTAAATGTAGTTTGGGCAACCGGAAAACGCGCAGATCATACCATTACAAATCTTACCAATATTGTACGTTATCGCGATTTACTAAAAATTGTGATACTCGACGATCATTCAAAGATCTTTTTACTACCCAATAAATTCGAAAAATGGTATACCGAAAACACACCAATTTCTTTGATTCCTATTGGTGTTGTAAATGGTATCGATTCAATCAATTTAAAATACCCATTGCAAAACGACACCCTGACAATTGGTTACAGAACCGGAAGCAGTAATTCTGTCGCACAAGACGGACTTGTTACCATCACCCACACAGACGGCGATTTATTGCTTATGGAATGCATGGATTAAAATCATTTTGAACAAGTCAAAGGTTTTTTTCGGAATATATTGGACAAGTTTACTCCCGTAAGCAGAAAAGTTTTCAATACATAAATATATATTTATAGTAAAAAGATTATTTATATATTTACTAGAATTAGCTACTGAATAGCACAAATATGCAACGCAGACAATGAAACATCATTTTGGAGATTTTTTAGATAGAACAAGTGACTACTGGACAACAATTCCAAATAGAGAAAGATTTGCGTTTATTGCAGATTTTGAAATTGCAAATAAAGACGAAGTAAAGATTCTTACTATAAGTAAAACCCAAGACAAAGTCCATTGGGAACAAATTTTTTATTGTCCAAATCTTGAAGAATTAACACTTCACGAGCCAACCAAAGAACAAGTCCAAGCAATTCGCAAGTTGACTAACATTAGGAGATTAAGAATGACTTTTTTTAGAGCTACTGACATTGAATTTATTGGAGACTTATGCAATTTAGAAGAACTAATCCTTGAATACATTTCAGGATTTTCAGATTTAACACCTTTAAAGAAATTGAAAAAACTAAAATCTGTTCACTTTGAAAATTTAAGAAGAGTGACGGACTTTAGTGGATTAGCCGGAATAGAAAGTCTAAAGTATATTTATATAAACGGAACTTTAGATTGGAATCAGCCAGTTGAAAGTTTTGACTTTTTAAATGAAATTCCTAATTTAGAAATTCTTAACATGGGATTTGGGGTTAAAGTAGTGGATCAAACATATCCAATTTTTAAATCACTAGTTAAGAATAAGAAAATCAAAAAATTAAGAGTCGGTAGAGCATTTTGCAGTTTAGAAGACTATGCGTTTATTGAAGTATTATTTGGAAGTGAAAATATTGTTTATTCCGATGATACCCCTGTTGAACTTTTCTATGAATATAAAGAACGAATTGAATTTTTAGGAAAAGGAATGAGAAGCATATCTTCACAAAATTCAAATGAAAAATGTGAAAAAATTACTCAAGAATACGAAAAAATGAAAATAAAAGCGAGGGATTATTTATTAAGCTACTGTAACTAATATATAACAGATTTATGCAATAGAATCATTTGAAAATTAATGTAGTATTTGAGACGATTTCGTAAATCTGAATAAAAATAGTTACAGAAGGATTTTCCCGACGCTTTGGGAAAATTGGACCACTCTTTTCATAATACCTTTTCTAAAAAAGGAATGACTATCTTTGCACGGAAATTTACAAAATGAAAGAAATAGACAATTCCGAAAAAAACATATTACATCCTCGAAATCTCCATCGTTCCCGTTATGATTTTGAGCTTCTTATTGCGAATTGTCCTGAATTAAAATCGCAAGTCGCCATAAACATTCACGGAATTGAAACTATTGATTTCAGTAATCCAATTTCAGTAAAACTGCTCAACAAAGCATTATTACAAACCTACTACGATATTCAGAATTGGGATATTCCTAAAAATTACCTTTGCCCGCCAATTCCCGGAAGAGCCGATTATATACATTATCTAGCCGATTTATTAGCCGAAACCAACAACGGAGTTATTCCAGAAGGTTCATCAGTTTTAGGTTTAGATATTGGTACAGGCGCAAACTGTATTTATCCAATTTTAGGAAATGCCATTTACAATTGGAGTTTTGTAGGCACAGATATCGACGAAAAAGCAATCGAAAATTGCAGCAAAATTATCGAAGCCAATCCGAAATTGATTGACGCCATAAGTTTACAGCAACAAACCGAATCACGCTTTATTTTCAAAAACATCATCACGCCCGAAGATCGTTTTACTTTTACGATGTGTAATCCGCCGTTTCATTCTTCTGCCGAAGATGCAAATCAAAGTACAGTGCGCAAAGTTTCCAATTTAAATCCAAAAGAAAAGAAAAAACTAAATCCGGTTTTAAATTTTGGCGGTCACAATGCCGAGTTATGGTGCGATGGTGGCGAAATTGGTTTTGTAACCCAAATGATTTACGAAAGTGCAAAATTTGCCATGCAGTGTTTATGGTTCACGACATTAGTTTCAAAAAGAGAGAATTTGTCAAGCATCTACAAAACATTAAATAAAGTAAATGCAGCCTCAATCAAAACAATCGATATGGCACAAGGTCAAAAAACAAGCCGTATTGTAGCCTGGACTTTTTTAAGTGAAGAACAACAGAAAAAGTGGACCATTTAAAACACTGATTTACAGCACTAAAACTTGATTTTATAATTTACTTTTGCTACATTTAGTATAAACTATTTAAAATCAATATCATGGCAGATTATATTGGTTACCTGGCATCATTTTTTATTGTAGGAGGTTTTCTGTTGAAAGATCTCAGAACAATACGCTTTATCAATCTCTTCGGATGTATTTGTTTTGTTCTTTACGGCATCTTTTTAAAAGACTATAAAGATTTTAGCCAATGGCTTTTACCCGTAATTATTCCAAATGCTATTTTAGCAATCGTACAAATCTATCATTTAACCGTAAAAGATCCTAAGAGATTGTAATTCTGATATTTTAACTGTATTATTCTTAGTACCTTTAAAGTAAATTGAATCTCATGAGTACGCCAAAAATATTTTTCAGACTTATATTGTTTCTTTTACTTGCAAGCTGCGCTTCATCTAAAAAAGCAAAATTTGAGGATTATGTTTTCAAGACAAAATCAGAGAAGCAAGCCTATTTAAGTTCCTACGACAAAGCTTTAAAACTTTGGGATATTCCTTATACTGAAGAGAATATAAAAACCAGCTTTGGAACAGCACACATTATAATTGCAGGTCCACAAAACGGCAAAGATATTGTTCTGCTCCACGGAATGGATGCCAGCTCAACAATGTGGTACCCCAATATTAAAACCTTAGCCAAAAACCATCACATTTATACCATCGATTTTTTGATGGAACCCGGCAAATCTACCTTAACAGCAAAACCACTTTCAACAGACAAAATAATAATTTGGTACAACGAAATCTTCGCACATTACAATTTAAAGAAATTTGATATTGTAGCTGCTTCTCGTGGTGGCTGGATTGCTACATTATTGGCTACTCAAAAAACAAGTTCAATTGATAAAATAGTTTTACTAAGCCCTGCTCAAACCTTTAAATTTATTGATAAAGTAAGAAAAACATCCTCTGCATTAATGCTAAAACTATTTCCGAGTGAAAAGAAATTCGAAAAAACACTGGTAACATTTTCTACTCATCCTGAAAAAATTAGTCCAATCTATAAAAGGCAATTTTATCTCGCTAACAAATATGCAAAATCAAATTCAAGCATGCTGAAAATGACACCTTTTTCAGATGATGAATTAAAATCAATTTCAAATCCGGTTTTGGTATTAATTGGTAATCATGACGTCGTCAATTCCGAAGAAAGCTTAGAACGCGCACAAAAATATTTACCAAATTGTAAAATACAAATGGTAAAAGATGCAGGACATTTTTTAAGTATAGATCAATCAAAAATTGTAAATGATGCCATGATTGATTTTTTAAAATAGGTCAAATAAAATTAA
This genomic interval from uncultured Flavobacterium sp. contains the following:
- a CDS encoding DUF4249 domain-containing protein; amino-acid sequence: MKKATLLIVFFISIFFTSCEEVVNVDLDTAPPKLVIEAAINWQKGTTGKEQTIKLTTTTGYFENTIPAVSSAIVYIENSHNEKFNFIEVKKTGRYVCINFKPVIDEQYRLTVISRGNRYNATETLKSVAPITRIEQNNEGGITGTDIELRAFYNDPGDADNYYLYKYLYSNKVTSTFYVDEDKFFQGNEFFSKSDDQDLKIGNTIEITHFGISKQYYNYMTILVSIAGSNVGGPFQTPPATVKGNIINVTNKDNYPLGYFSLCETDTKKYKIE
- a CDS encoding GyrI-like domain-containing protein, with the protein product MEAQIKTLTEKKLIGKYIDMSFIENKTFQLWNGFMPRRKEIKNTINSNLYSLEVFPVGHFDNFEPGNTFEKWAAVEVSNFDEIPSEMEILVIPNGLYATFIHKGPASEGHKTYHSIFVEWLPNSDYTIDERPHFAVMDEKYKKDDPNSEEEIWIPIKNKA
- a CDS encoding DUF1572 family protein, which codes for MLIETLKSLFDRDLNKLKLEIESYQNENQIWAIDKQISNSAGNLCLHLIGNINHFIGNQLGKTDYVRDRPSEFSLKNVPQSELITKIEDTILVVDKTLDMLSVKDLEEIYPLIVFEKEMTTSFFLVHLSTHLAYHLGQINYHRRLLD
- a CDS encoding RidA family protein; translated protein: MKSLLLTLISLSAFATKAQTFKNPASLFDPTPYGFSHASSVSTPGELVYISGQSGGLGKDHTLSNDFRKQTQTALQNIVTVLDSYNLKPENVMKITILVVDHSAEKLKIWEEEISKVWKNKPFPASTLIPVSKLAIDGMLIEVDATAFKATK
- a CDS encoding thiamine diphosphokinase — its product is MSSHHIVRDDQEPALIIANGAACNPELLGQLLEWSPLVVVLDSAIERVIELDIKVDVLLGDFDRGFDPEIYKTSQYPIEIVHTPDQNKTDLEKAFDYLIERKIPAVNVVWATGKRADHTITNLTNIVRYRDLLKIVILDDHSKIFLLPNKFEKWYTENTPISLIPIGVVNGIDSINLKYPLQNDTLTIGYRTGSSNSVAQDGLVTITHTDGDLLLMECMD
- a CDS encoding leucine-rich repeat domain-containing protein; this encodes MKHHFGDFLDRTSDYWTTIPNRERFAFIADFEIANKDEVKILTISKTQDKVHWEQIFYCPNLEELTLHEPTKEQVQAIRKLTNIRRLRMTFFRATDIEFIGDLCNLEELILEYISGFSDLTPLKKLKKLKSVHFENLRRVTDFSGLAGIESLKYIYINGTLDWNQPVESFDFLNEIPNLEILNMGFGVKVVDQTYPIFKSLVKNKKIKKLRVGRAFCSLEDYAFIEVLFGSENIVYSDDTPVELFYEYKERIEFLGKGMRSISSQNSNEKCEKITQEYEKMKIKARDYLLSYCN
- the rlmF gene encoding 23S rRNA (adenine(1618)-N(6))-methyltransferase RlmF, yielding MKEIDNSEKNILHPRNLHRSRYDFELLIANCPELKSQVAINIHGIETIDFSNPISVKLLNKALLQTYYDIQNWDIPKNYLCPPIPGRADYIHYLADLLAETNNGVIPEGSSVLGLDIGTGANCIYPILGNAIYNWSFVGTDIDEKAIENCSKIIEANPKLIDAISLQQQTESRFIFKNIITPEDRFTFTMCNPPFHSSAEDANQSTVRKVSNLNPKEKKKLNPVLNFGGHNAELWCDGGEIGFVTQMIYESAKFAMQCLWFTTLVSKRENLSSIYKTLNKVNAASIKTIDMAQGQKTSRIVAWTFLSEEQQKKWTI
- a CDS encoding uroporphyrinogen decarboxylase, which encodes MADYIGYLASFFIVGGFLLKDLRTIRFINLFGCICFVLYGIFLKDYKDFSQWLLPVIIPNAILAIVQIYHLTVKDPKRL
- a CDS encoding alpha/beta hydrolase produces the protein MSTPKIFFRLILFLLLASCASSKKAKFEDYVFKTKSEKQAYLSSYDKALKLWDIPYTEENIKTSFGTAHIIIAGPQNGKDIVLLHGMDASSTMWYPNIKTLAKNHHIYTIDFLMEPGKSTLTAKPLSTDKIIIWYNEIFAHYNLKKFDIVAASRGGWIATLLATQKTSSIDKIVLLSPAQTFKFIDKVRKTSSALMLKLFPSEKKFEKTLVTFSTHPEKISPIYKRQFYLANKYAKSNSSMLKMTPFSDDELKSISNPVLVLIGNHDVVNSEESLERAQKYLPNCKIQMVKDAGHFLSIDQSKIVNDAMIDFLK